Proteins from a genomic interval of Schaalia odontolytica:
- a CDS encoding S8 family peptidase, whose product MGSAPMVRWTRRTRVSVKNCAVVAVAGTLAVGAVSIPVAPAHAADPITTTDQAYFAYYGLDQARAKGYTGKGVTVAIIDGEVDTSAAELKGADISLRSTCTITSSSGSKTHGTAVASVLVSNGYGVAPNASLLTYRTGSKQDGDQASTDCFDGGNRLKYGYPWLINAAINDGAQIVNLSSSSTSQDDDLKWTIARSIAQGVIVVASAGNEASDSNAASLSQWSGVVGVAAIGADGNRQDYSSWGQGVTTTAIGGPVAVRDYASGQVSQTYGTSFSAPVVAGVLALAKQRWPEATSNQLLQLLVKTGLNPDHGWNQYTGFGGIDPGSILNTDPSQFPDENPLAQKQGGSSPTPEEVRQYADGVVDPASIVNDNSYTYRGVDESKLNDSLNAYPTHLGTSPRYHAK is encoded by the coding sequence ATGGGATCCGCGCCAATGGTGAGGTGGACGAGGCGCACGCGGGTGAGTGTGAAGAACTGCGCTGTGGTCGCCGTGGCCGGAACGCTGGCGGTGGGAGCTGTGTCGATACCCGTCGCCCCAGCTCACGCGGCCGACCCAATCACCACCACCGATCAGGCATATTTCGCGTACTACGGCCTGGACCAGGCGCGAGCGAAGGGCTACACGGGCAAGGGCGTCACGGTCGCCATCATCGACGGTGAAGTGGATACGTCAGCCGCTGAACTCAAGGGCGCAGATATCTCGCTTCGATCAACGTGTACGATCACTTCATCGTCTGGGTCGAAGACACACGGCACGGCTGTGGCCTCTGTTCTTGTGTCGAACGGCTATGGGGTTGCACCGAATGCATCACTGCTGACGTATCGAACGGGATCAAAACAAGATGGTGATCAGGCTTCTACGGACTGCTTTGATGGCGGGAACAGGTTGAAATACGGGTACCCATGGCTGATTAATGCCGCCATCAATGACGGTGCTCAGATTGTGAACCTCTCGTCGTCAAGCACGTCTCAGGACGATGACCTGAAGTGGACTATTGCCCGGTCAATTGCACAGGGCGTCATTGTTGTTGCATCTGCTGGCAATGAGGCGAGTGATTCAAATGCGGCGTCCCTATCCCAATGGTCGGGTGTTGTAGGCGTGGCGGCTATTGGTGCGGATGGTAATCGGCAGGATTACTCCTCGTGGGGCCAGGGAGTGACGACGACGGCGATTGGTGGCCCGGTTGCCGTTCGTGATTATGCGTCGGGACAGGTAAGTCAGACGTATGGGACGTCATTTTCTGCTCCTGTCGTGGCCGGTGTGCTTGCCCTGGCGAAGCAGCGCTGGCCTGAGGCGACCAGTAATCAGCTGCTGCAGCTGTTGGTGAAGACGGGGTTGAATCCGGATCACGGGTGGAACCAGTACACCGGCTTCGGTGGTATTGATCCGGGCTCGATTTTGAATACGGATCCATCGCAGTTCCCTGATGAGAATCCGTTGGCGCAGAAGCAAGGTGGGTCCAGCCCGACGCCGGAGGAGGTGCGCCAGTACGCGGACGGTGTCGTGGATCCGGCGAGTATCGTGAACGACAACTCGTATACGTATCGCGGGGTTGATGAGTCGAAGCTGAACGACTCGCTGAACGCGTATCCGACGCACCTGGGCACGAGCCCGCGCTACCACGCGAAGTAG
- a CDS encoding ATP-binding protein: MTNPGGLWGITVDRLGSGDHPAVNERLYGICRNVHGRSGRVIEAMGTGIREVRRSLREAGMAEPRFYDNGVSFTVRFPNSALIPDGDLAWLGGLSREATAGLNRRQKEALVEMRHGRTWNNSEYRDHFGVTAEEARSDLRDLVSRGLVTSTGQRRWVRYGLAGH; encoded by the coding sequence CTGACGAATCCCGGTGGCCTGTGGGGGATCACGGTTGATCGGCTCGGTTCTGGCGATCATCCCGCGGTGAATGAGCGGCTCTATGGAATCTGCCGGAACGTTCATGGTCGCAGTGGGCGCGTGATCGAGGCCATGGGTACCGGGATCAGGGAGGTGCGCCGGTCCCTGCGCGAGGCGGGAATGGCGGAGCCGCGTTTCTACGACAACGGCGTGTCGTTCACGGTCCGTTTCCCGAACTCGGCGCTCATTCCCGACGGGGACCTGGCGTGGCTCGGCGGGCTTAGCCGCGAGGCGACGGCTGGCCTGAATCGGCGCCAGAAGGAGGCGCTCGTCGAGATGCGTCACGGCCGCACGTGGAACAACAGCGAGTATCGGGACCACTTCGGGGTCACGGCCGAGGAGGCGCGCTCGGATCTGCGCGATCTTGTGTCGCGAGGCCTGGTGACGTCCACGGGTCAGCGTCGCTGGGTGCGCTATGGGTTGGCCGGGCACTGA
- a CDS encoding anchored repeat-type ABC transporter permease subunit — protein MNPVIHAAGRGLALAPATDFLSPLDFLRDLMNPALAFLPRALLVAVVAALVCGSVGVHVVLRGMAFIGDAVAHSVFPGLAIAFVCGGSLVLGGALAGVVTAVLVALLAQNRRLKEDSVIGVLFVGAFALGVAIIARAPGYAGSLQDFLFGSITGIPASDVPVVLGGALFVLLMLFLAHRPIVAVTLDRESARAAGVHVLAADLSLYVAVALAVVISVQTIGNVLVLALLVTPAATARLLCDRLGTMMILSPTLGAAGGLVGLYLSWALDVPTGATIVLVLTACFVLAWVFAPRHGLLARSLRERRG, from the coding sequence ATGAACCCGGTCATTCACGCGGCGGGCCGCGGCCTGGCTCTCGCCCCGGCCACCGACTTCCTGAGCCCCCTGGACTTCCTTCGCGACCTGATGAACCCGGCGCTCGCGTTTCTGCCGCGCGCCCTCCTCGTCGCCGTTGTCGCCGCCCTCGTGTGCGGCAGCGTCGGCGTGCACGTCGTCCTGCGAGGCATGGCCTTCATCGGCGACGCCGTCGCGCACTCCGTGTTCCCCGGCCTGGCGATCGCCTTCGTGTGCGGCGGGTCCCTGGTGCTCGGCGGGGCGCTCGCGGGCGTCGTGACCGCCGTGTTAGTGGCACTGCTCGCCCAAAACCGGAGGCTCAAGGAGGACTCGGTGATCGGCGTGCTCTTCGTGGGTGCCTTCGCGCTCGGCGTCGCGATCATCGCGCGTGCCCCCGGGTACGCGGGGAGCCTGCAGGACTTCCTCTTTGGGTCGATTACGGGTATTCCAGCGTCGGATGTGCCCGTGGTGCTGGGCGGCGCGTTGTTCGTGTTGCTCATGCTCTTCCTGGCGCACCGGCCCATCGTCGCGGTGACCCTGGACCGCGAGAGCGCCCGGGCGGCGGGCGTGCACGTGCTTGCCGCTGATCTGTCCCTGTATGTCGCCGTCGCCCTGGCGGTCGTGATTTCGGTGCAGACGATCGGCAACGTGCTCGTGCTGGCGCTGCTGGTAACCCCCGCTGCCACCGCGCGGCTGCTGTGCGACCGCCTGGGCACCATGATGATCCTCTCGCCCACCCTGGGTGCGGCGGGGGGCCTGGTGGGCCTGTACCTGTCGTGGGCGCTGGACGTGCCCACGGGAGCCACGATCGTCCTGGTGCTGACCGCGTGCTTCGTGCTCGCGTGGGTCTTCGCGCCGAGGCACGGCCTCCTCGCGCGGAGCCTGCGCGAGAGGCGGGGGTGA
- a CDS encoding anchored repeat-type ABC transporter ATP-binding subunit, with translation MSQLRVAGLGARLGGRAVLEGVDLEVGAGELVGLIGPNGAGKTTLIRSILGLIPSTGSVETDGAIGYVPQRHEFAWDFPISVRDAVLQAITVRRGLLGRARTPHFRAVEEALGLVGMRDLAKRPIGELSGGQRQRVLVARALAIRPAVLLLDEPFTGLDMPTQEMLMDLFRALADGGRALLMTTHDLIGARAGCDRLYLLRRTIVASGTPTDLADADPWIRAFDVRPDNPILDALGVRA, from the coding sequence GTGAGCCAGCTGCGCGTCGCCGGCCTGGGCGCGCGCCTCGGTGGACGCGCCGTCCTTGAGGGCGTCGACCTGGAGGTCGGCGCCGGGGAGCTCGTCGGTCTCATCGGCCCCAACGGCGCGGGCAAGACCACCCTGATCCGCTCGATCCTGGGGCTGATCCCCTCCACCGGCAGCGTCGAGACCGACGGCGCGATCGGCTACGTGCCGCAGCGCCACGAGTTCGCGTGGGACTTCCCGATCAGCGTGCGCGACGCCGTCCTGCAGGCCATCACCGTGCGGCGCGGGCTGCTCGGGCGCGCGCGGACCCCGCACTTCCGGGCGGTCGAGGAGGCCCTGGGCCTCGTCGGCATGCGCGACCTCGCGAAGCGACCCATCGGCGAGCTCTCCGGCGGGCAGCGCCAGCGCGTGCTGGTCGCCCGGGCGCTCGCGATCCGCCCCGCGGTGCTGCTCCTCGATGAGCCCTTCACCGGCCTGGACATGCCGACGCAGGAGATGCTCATGGACCTGTTCCGCGCGCTCGCGGACGGGGGGAGAGCCCTGCTCATGACCACGCACGACCTGATCGGCGCGCGCGCCGGCTGCGACCGCCTGTATTTGCTGCGCCGCACCATCGTCGCCTCGGGCACCCCCACCGACCTGGCCGACGCCGACCCGTGGATCCGCGCCTTCGACGTGCGCCCCGACAACCCGATCCTCGACGCCCTAGGAGTGCGCGCATGA
- a CDS encoding TIGR03773 family transporter-associated surface protein, translating into MPVFALLASMLLVIVGAPSSFADPSPDPDLAQSVAAHEAWSSEASEISVGHVDLGPRLIDGQWRAGLRHDAEGGAVWRDPNQTVLRVSDAAIMTAPDSADYPFLSDVVGKPVHVIPQTQNPGVVWLGWNTQDPAVTATIDRGLTMRVGPVSGPGRAWLFLQSGTFGKPLLLADSGAAPGDVWIDSGTHVHANWAFSAPGVYAATVTFSGTTTSGEAVSATTTLRFAVGDSASASEALAKAAPAASDAPSASASQGSASGAPNAQRSGDQGATSGASEGGLPDWAFLVIVAVALLSVLVIGALVVARARRSRAEQAAAIAEADSASLLAPLPASRRGDSGAGESGEGSGLGNGGGEQ; encoded by the coding sequence GTGCCGGTTTTCGCGCTGCTCGCATCCATGCTGCTTGTCATCGTGGGGGCGCCCTCTTCCTTCGCTGACCCGAGTCCCGACCCCGACCTGGCCCAGAGCGTCGCCGCTCACGAGGCATGGTCCAGCGAAGCCAGCGAGATCAGCGTCGGACACGTCGACCTCGGCCCGCGCCTCATCGACGGGCAGTGGCGGGCCGGCCTGCGCCACGACGCCGAGGGCGGCGCCGTGTGGCGCGACCCCAACCAGACCGTTCTGCGCGTCAGCGATGCGGCCATCATGACCGCGCCCGACTCCGCCGACTACCCGTTCCTGTCCGACGTGGTCGGCAAGCCCGTGCACGTCATCCCCCAGACCCAGAACCCCGGCGTCGTGTGGCTCGGCTGGAACACGCAGGACCCCGCCGTCACCGCCACCATCGACCGCGGGCTCACCATGCGGGTGGGCCCCGTCTCCGGGCCCGGCCGCGCCTGGCTCTTCCTCCAGTCCGGCACCTTCGGCAAGCCCCTGCTGCTTGCCGACTCCGGCGCGGCCCCCGGCGACGTGTGGATCGACTCCGGCACCCACGTGCACGCCAACTGGGCGTTCTCCGCCCCCGGCGTCTACGCCGCGACCGTCACCTTCTCCGGCACCACCACCTCCGGCGAGGCCGTCAGCGCCACCACGACCCTGCGCTTCGCCGTCGGCGACTCCGCCTCCGCGTCCGAGGCCCTCGCCAAAGCCGCCCCCGCCGCCTCCGATGCGCCCTCCGCGTCCGCGTCCCAGGGCTCCGCCTCCGGCGCTCCCAACGCCCAGCGCTCCGGCGACCAGGGTGCCACCTCCGGCGCATCCGAGGGAGGCCTGCCCGACTGGGCGTTCCTCGTCATCGTCGCCGTCGCCCTCCTCTCCGTGCTCGTCATCGGCGCGCTCGTCGTTGCTCGCGCCCGCCGCAGCCGCGCCGAGCAGGCCGCCGCCATCGCCGAGGCCGACTCCGCGTCCCTCCTCGCGCCCCTGCCCGCCTCCCGGCGCGGCGATTCGGGCGCGGGCGAGAGCGGTGAGGGCTCCGGACTCGGCAACGGGGGAGGGGAGCAGTGA
- a CDS encoding anchored repeat ABC transporter, substrate-binding protein: MAGCAPAPQPADDGQLRVVATTGILADLVRSVAGERAHVTQMVPNGADPHSWEPSLRTIRDVAYADVAFSNYLMLEEHALIRALDSNLPAGTDSVSVAEEAAKNGATILPLVEDRSLDTPWLGMRVWGDGTDLGATRASQIDLTTTAVEGPGAASAYLTTSFGQPEVAFASSDGFDAASGYEADTAHLPADAHQHMSWAFTAPGVYRVHFRANLRTTPGAPPTPVGEGTAVFAVGTPPEEIAAAEGRRILRGGHADVTVNLATKRIELASDAGALSGDEASAPCQGASGAGAIGASTMECTDLDRAIIEVPTRALTTIPGQASFRFIGDAGASVYMLPQAVLGKHVHGDIDPHLWHDVHNAQAYVKVIRDSLTRVDPGGEATYRANAAAYLARLDELDAYVASTIATIPQESRKLVTTNDAYGYLANAYGLTVAGFVAPNPSVEPSVADRIKLQATLADAHIPAVFLEPNLARTRSTLRTAATDAGVDICPLYGDTLDDQAPTYIDMMQHNARSLARCLGGKEMP; encoded by the coding sequence CTGGCAGGATGCGCGCCCGCACCCCAGCCGGCCGACGACGGACAGCTGCGCGTCGTCGCCACGACCGGCATCCTCGCCGACCTCGTGCGAAGCGTCGCAGGCGAGCGCGCCCACGTCACCCAGATGGTGCCAAACGGGGCAGACCCGCACTCGTGGGAACCCTCCCTGCGCACCATCCGCGACGTCGCCTACGCGGACGTCGCCTTCTCCAACTACCTCATGCTCGAGGAACACGCCCTCATCCGCGCCCTCGACTCCAACCTGCCCGCAGGCACGGACTCCGTCTCCGTGGCCGAGGAGGCCGCCAAGAACGGCGCGACCATCCTCCCCCTCGTCGAAGACCGCTCCCTCGACACCCCGTGGCTCGGCATGCGCGTCTGGGGCGACGGCACCGACCTGGGCGCCACCCGAGCCTCCCAGATCGACCTGACGACCACCGCCGTTGAGGGACCCGGGGCGGCCTCCGCCTACCTCACCACCTCCTTCGGGCAGCCCGAGGTCGCCTTCGCGTCCTCCGACGGCTTCGACGCCGCCAGCGGATACGAGGCTGACACCGCGCACCTGCCCGCCGACGCCCACCAGCACATGAGCTGGGCGTTCACAGCCCCCGGCGTCTACCGCGTCCACTTCCGCGCGAACCTGCGCACCACGCCCGGCGCGCCCCCCACCCCCGTTGGGGAAGGAACCGCCGTGTTCGCCGTGGGAACCCCGCCCGAGGAGATCGCCGCCGCTGAAGGCCGACGCATCCTGCGCGGCGGACACGCAGACGTCACCGTCAACCTGGCCACCAAGCGCATCGAGCTCGCCTCCGACGCGGGCGCGCTCAGCGGGGACGAGGCCTCGGCACCCTGCCAGGGAGCATCCGGGGCGGGCGCGATCGGTGCCTCCACCATGGAGTGCACCGACCTCGACCGCGCCATCATCGAGGTGCCCACCCGAGCCCTCACCACCATCCCCGGGCAGGCCTCATTCCGCTTCATCGGGGACGCGGGCGCCAGCGTCTACATGCTGCCCCAGGCGGTCCTCGGCAAGCACGTGCACGGCGACATCGACCCCCACCTGTGGCACGACGTCCACAACGCGCAGGCCTACGTGAAGGTCATCCGCGACTCCCTCACCCGCGTCGACCCGGGCGGCGAGGCCACCTACCGCGCCAACGCCGCCGCCTACCTGGCGCGCCTCGACGAGCTCGACGCCTACGTGGCCTCCACGATCGCCACCATCCCCCAGGAGTCACGCAAGCTCGTCACCACGAACGACGCCTACGGGTACCTGGCTAACGCCTACGGCCTCACCGTCGCCGGCTTCGTCGCCCCCAACCCCAGCGTCGAACCCTCCGTCGCCGACCGGATCAAGCTCCAGGCCACCCTCGCGGACGCGCACATCCCCGCCGTGTTCCTCGAACCCAACCTGGCGCGCACCCGATCCACCCTGCGCACCGCCGCCACCGACGCGGGCGTGGACATCTGCCCCCTGTACGGCGACACTCTCGACGACCAAGCACCCACCTACATCGACATGATGCAACACAACGCCCGCTCACTGGCACGCTGCCTGGGCGGCAAGGAGATGCCATGA
- a CDS encoding type I restriction endonuclease: MAFEDALTLLATKVADQWENIETEEATKTAFILPFISTVLGYDIFNPQEVIPEYTADVGVKRGEKVDYAIMDGGEVRILLECKKVSGDLTPEHASQLYRYFSVTTARIAVLTNGRVYNFYTDLDAPNVMDSRPFLVLDLADIDETFLPELRKLTKERFDLDSVVSAAEELKYLGAIKREVAAEFKEPSADFVRLFAARVYDGRLTQPVLEKFTSITDKALGQFLNERINDRLKSALGADVNTVMPVPDNVEEPADVDEPVPVPSDGIETTDDELAAYRIVKAIACAEIPAERITYRDVRSYFSVLADDNNRRPIVRCYFGRRKVIAFVGDDKTEDRYEIEKLEDLYRYTEQIRQAARRWA, from the coding sequence ATGGCCTTCGAGGACGCCCTCACTCTCCTAGCCACCAAGGTCGCCGACCAGTGGGAAAACATCGAAACCGAGGAGGCAACTAAGACGGCCTTCATCCTGCCGTTCATATCGACTGTCCTCGGATACGACATTTTCAACCCGCAGGAGGTCATCCCCGAGTACACCGCCGATGTAGGCGTGAAGCGTGGCGAAAAGGTCGACTACGCGATCATGGATGGGGGAGAGGTCCGCATACTCCTCGAATGTAAGAAGGTCAGTGGAGACCTGACCCCCGAGCATGCGTCGCAACTCTACCGCTACTTCTCGGTGACGACGGCGCGTATCGCGGTCCTGACGAACGGGCGAGTCTACAACTTCTATACCGACCTCGATGCGCCCAACGTCATGGACTCTCGCCCCTTCCTCGTCCTCGATCTGGCAGACATCGATGAGACCTTCCTGCCGGAGCTCCGAAAGCTCACGAAGGAGCGCTTCGACCTGGACTCTGTGGTCAGCGCCGCCGAGGAACTCAAGTACCTCGGCGCGATCAAGCGCGAGGTGGCCGCGGAATTCAAAGAGCCGTCCGCCGACTTCGTTCGCCTCTTCGCTGCGCGCGTCTATGACGGCCGCTTGACCCAGCCGGTTCTGGAGAAGTTCACCAGCATCACCGATAAGGCCCTCGGACAGTTCCTCAATGAACGGATCAATGATCGACTTAAGAGCGCTCTGGGAGCCGATGTCAACACCGTCATGCCCGTTCCCGACAATGTTGAGGAACCCGCCGACGTTGACGAGCCGGTTCCGGTTCCCTCCGATGGCATTGAAACAACCGACGATGAACTCGCCGCCTACAGGATCGTCAAGGCGATTGCGTGCGCCGAGATTCCCGCCGAGCGAATCACCTACCGTGATGTTCGCTCGTACTTCTCTGTCCTAGCAGATGACAACAATCGGCGTCCCATCGTGCGTTGCTACTTCGGTCGCCGTAAGGTCATCGCCTTCGTCGGCGACGACAAGACCGAGGACCGATACGAGATCGAGAAGCTCGAGGATCTCTACCGGTACACCGAGCAGATTCGACAGGCAGCTCGTCGTTGGGCGTAA
- a CDS encoding aminotransferase-like domain-containing protein: MTQPSPHGGTPAWSGRTPSQGNRLDPWFDVYADRAHNLRASEIRALFSVVSRPEVVSLAGGMPNLKDLPLDRLAASAERLIRNHGAKAMQYGSGQGWEVLRERITEVMGYDGIVGADPDDVVVTTGSQQALDLVTELFVNPGDVILAEAPSYVGALGVFRARQADVVHVPMDDHGIIPEALVDTIRDVRASGRTIKFIYIIPNYHNPAGVTLSAERRPIIADICLREHVLIVEDNPYGLLGFDSDPLPAIASYSPEGVVYLGSFSKMFAPGFRIGWAYAPHAIRAKLVLALESAILCPSMVGQMAIADYLSDYDWYGQVKSFRSMYAQRCRAMLTSLEEFMPSCTWTVPDGGFYTWVTLPDGLDAKAMLPRAVRAQVAYVSGTAFFYDGQGSNHLRLSFCYPTPDEIREGVRRLSTVVNAEKDIVDMFGTASIDEAGSPSAR, encoded by the coding sequence TTGACTCAACCTTCACCGCACGGAGGGACCCCGGCCTGGTCCGGGAGAACCCCCTCTCAGGGTAACCGGCTCGACCCCTGGTTCGACGTCTACGCAGACCGCGCCCACAACCTGCGCGCCTCCGAGATTCGAGCCCTCTTTTCCGTCGTCTCCCGACCGGAGGTCGTCTCCCTCGCCGGAGGCATGCCCAACCTGAAGGACCTTCCCCTCGACCGCCTGGCGGCATCGGCGGAGCGACTGATCCGCAACCACGGCGCCAAGGCCATGCAATACGGTAGCGGCCAGGGCTGGGAGGTCCTGCGCGAGCGCATCACCGAGGTCATGGGCTACGACGGAATCGTTGGCGCGGACCCCGACGACGTGGTGGTCACGACCGGCAGCCAGCAGGCCCTCGACCTCGTCACCGAGCTCTTCGTCAACCCGGGCGACGTCATCCTCGCCGAGGCCCCCTCCTACGTGGGAGCCCTCGGCGTCTTCCGCGCCCGGCAGGCAGACGTCGTCCACGTCCCCATGGATGACCACGGCATCATTCCCGAGGCTCTCGTCGACACCATTCGAGACGTGCGCGCCAGCGGCCGAACCATCAAGTTCATCTACATCATCCCGAACTACCACAACCCCGCCGGCGTCACCCTGTCCGCCGAGCGGCGCCCCATCATCGCCGACATCTGCCTGCGCGAACACGTGCTCATCGTCGAAGACAACCCCTACGGACTCCTCGGCTTCGACTCCGATCCCCTGCCGGCAATCGCCTCCTACAGCCCCGAGGGCGTCGTCTACCTGGGTTCCTTCTCCAAGATGTTCGCCCCGGGCTTTCGAATCGGCTGGGCATACGCGCCCCACGCCATCCGAGCCAAGCTCGTCCTCGCACTCGAGTCCGCTATCCTGTGCCCGTCGATGGTCGGCCAGATGGCGATCGCCGACTACCTGAGCGACTACGACTGGTACGGCCAGGTCAAGTCCTTCCGGTCGATGTACGCGCAGCGGTGCCGGGCGATGCTCACCTCGCTCGAGGAGTTCATGCCCTCGTGCACGTGGACGGTGCCCGACGGAGGCTTCTACACATGGGTGACCCTCCCCGACGGCCTCGACGCGAAGGCCATGCTGCCGCGCGCCGTGAGGGCACAGGTCGCCTACGTGTCCGGCACAGCCTTCTTCTACGACGGCCAGGGCTCGAACCACCTGCGCCTCTCGTTCTGCTACCCCACTCCCGACGAGATTCGCGAGGGAGTCCGGCGCCTGTCCACCGTTGTCAACGCCGAGAAGGACATCGTCGACATGTTCGGTACCGCCTCGATCGACGAGGCCGGCAGCCCTTCGGCCCGCTAG
- a CDS encoding D-alanine--D-alanine ligase family protein gives MATKVLIIAGGLTHERDVSVRSGRRVANILAQFGYEVMRSDVDASLTESIQTFEPDVVWPLVHGSIGEDGSLQSFLESVGVPFVGSSSVQAMLASNKPTAKALLGSAGVATPGWVTLPQAIFRQLGASNVLAALEGSVSFPVVIKPTDGGSALGISTAHNTDQLRRAMVDAFAYGQRLMVEQRIDGRDVAVSVVDLWDGPVALPPVEVSTDRGRYDYDARYTTDETEYFVPARLSDELLADLQAAAVEAHTTLGLRDLSRIDFVVDDAGTCWFIDANVAPGMTDTSLLPQAADALDDSSFAQLCADIIDFVAEGRTSQLDALTAEEPTAGPQATE, from the coding sequence ATGGCAACGAAAGTTCTCATCATCGCCGGCGGACTTACTCACGAGCGCGACGTGTCGGTCCGGTCGGGTCGCCGCGTCGCCAACATCCTCGCGCAGTTCGGCTACGAGGTCATGCGATCCGACGTCGACGCCTCCCTCACCGAGTCGATCCAGACCTTCGAACCCGACGTCGTCTGGCCGCTGGTCCACGGCTCCATCGGCGAGGATGGATCCCTGCAGTCCTTCCTCGAGTCCGTGGGGGTGCCCTTCGTCGGATCGTCGTCGGTACAGGCGATGCTGGCCTCCAACAAGCCCACCGCCAAGGCCTTGCTCGGCTCCGCCGGCGTCGCCACGCCCGGCTGGGTAACGCTCCCCCAGGCGATCTTCCGTCAGCTCGGCGCCTCCAACGTCCTGGCCGCCCTCGAAGGCTCGGTGTCCTTCCCCGTCGTCATCAAGCCCACCGACGGCGGCTCGGCACTGGGCATCTCCACCGCGCACAACACGGATCAGCTGCGCCGAGCCATGGTCGACGCCTTCGCCTACGGCCAGCGACTCATGGTCGAGCAGCGCATCGACGGGCGGGACGTGGCCGTGTCCGTCGTCGACCTGTGGGACGGCCCCGTGGCCCTCCCGCCGGTCGAGGTGTCCACGGATCGCGGCCGCTACGACTACGACGCCCGCTACACCACCGATGAGACCGAGTACTTTGTGCCCGCACGCCTCTCCGACGAGCTTCTTGCGGACCTGCAGGCCGCGGCCGTCGAGGCCCACACGACACTTGGCCTACGCGACCTGTCCCGCATCGACTTCGTCGTCGACGACGCGGGTACGTGCTGGTTCATTGACGCGAACGTCGCGCCCGGCATGACCGACACGTCGCTCCTCCCCCAGGCGGCCGATGCCCTCGACGATTCCTCTTTCGCACAGCTATGCGCCGACATCATCGATTTCGTCGCCGAGGGCCGCACCAGTCAGCTCGATGCGCTCACCGCCGAGGAACCCACCGCAGGGCCTCAGGCAACCGAGTAG
- a CDS encoding HAD-IA family hydrolase — MNAQGSSRTVLFDVGGVLVDAHPDPHVIAEMFGDGSRGLTTLVNQAMWTHRGDYDAGLPDRVFWDRIAGDCGQPEPSADLLSRLVALDTSRMASANDDALALVRRLREQGVRVGILSNAPYPVAKAIKRSEWAKLFDFFAFSCDYGVCKPSRGIYRDVLQRLNTPHEDVAFVDDRRENVRAAELLGVRGVIWKGVDNARARLVELGFLAAS; from the coding sequence ATGAACGCCCAAGGCAGTTCGCGCACCGTGCTTTTCGATGTCGGTGGCGTTCTCGTCGACGCCCACCCCGATCCGCACGTGATTGCAGAGATGTTTGGTGATGGCTCACGCGGCCTGACAACGCTCGTCAATCAGGCGATGTGGACCCATCGCGGCGACTATGACGCCGGCCTACCGGACCGCGTGTTCTGGGATCGGATCGCGGGTGACTGTGGGCAGCCTGAGCCCAGCGCGGATCTTCTCAGCAGGCTGGTCGCGCTTGATACTTCACGCATGGCAAGCGCTAATGATGACGCCCTCGCGTTAGTGCGTCGGCTACGGGAGCAGGGCGTCCGCGTGGGAATTCTATCGAACGCGCCGTACCCGGTCGCCAAGGCGATCAAGCGCTCCGAGTGGGCGAAGCTCTTCGACTTCTTTGCGTTTTCGTGCGACTACGGCGTGTGCAAGCCGTCACGGGGGATCTACCGTGATGTGCTGCAGCGGCTGAACACGCCCCACGAAGACGTGGCCTTTGTCGACGACAGGCGTGAAAACGTGCGCGCGGCGGAGCTTCTGGGGGTTCGCGGTGTCATCTGGAAGGGCGTGGACAATGCGCGAGCACGCCTCGTGGAGCTCGGCTTCCTCGCGGCCTCCTAA